The Gossypium arboreum isolate Shixiya-1 chromosome 2, ASM2569848v2, whole genome shotgun sequence region caaaacacaacctaaaccatttagagaagcatcactataaatcacgaatTCTTTACCAGGCTTTGGCTGGATCAACACAGGGGCTTCGATCAACAACTTTTTCAACTgctcaaaactttgttgatacTTTTTGGACCATTAAAACTTGACTTCTTTCTGAAGTTGCTTCATCATCGGTGTAGAaatcatcgaaaacccttttATAAATCTCCGATAATATCCAGCTAGATCCAAGAGACTTTTTATTTCTGAAACATTTCTCGAAGGTTTCCAGTTTACTATAGCTGATATTTTACTcgaatcaactctaataccatctaCCAATGCAACATATCAGAAAAATCTAATTTTTcggagccagaactcacacttgctaaatttagcaaaaaaCTATTTCTCTCGAAAAGTTTGCAAAATTATTCTCAAATGCTGTGTTTGCTCAATTTCATCTCGAGCATAGATTAAagtatcatcaatgaatacaactacaAATTTTTCTAAATATGGTCAGAATATTATGTTTGTCATATCCATAAACACAATAGGCACATtggttaaaccaaatggcataactaaaaattcataatgttcatacCTGGTTCTAAATGCAGTATTCAGCACATCAGAATCTTAAACCCGTAACTGATAATATCCAGAATAGAGATCCATCTTTGGAAATATTGTTGCTGTAACGTCCCTTACTCGTGTTCGACGccaggacaggatacgaggcattaccggatttaAACACAAGCAAACTTACAAAATcgtgccataaaatttcattcaaattaaaatcattcataCATATACAATTTGTCACTTATAtggggcctacgaggcccaaaacatacatcaggagtagttcgggactaaaccgagaactttagaaaacttttggaaaacttcaaaaattttcatgaaacagggtcacacacccgtgtgggtaggccgtgtggtaacatacgctcgtgtggcttaggacacgaCCATGTtctcaacccgtgtaactttttgtttatgatgtcatcaacacaattaaggtcacacggccaaggcacacgcacgtgtgcttagcccgtgtggtgaattaaattccaaaaattaagtgcagacttcacgcggcttgggcacacgcccatgtcctaaggttgTGTCCTTcagacggctgagacacacgactatgtctctgcctatgtgtttactactgggcattttgttttgcCTAATAAGGGTGCAAGGGACACTCGGCCGGAACACACACACTTATAGGGCagatcatgtgtcacacacggcctagacacatgcccgcatgtctacctgtgtgggcaactttgaggctattttccaagctatttgcaacccttaaacactcacatacaTAATCTCACTTCAAGACATGCAACATAGCTTGTTTAGTCGCTCAAATTCTCACAATTATGATTAATCCATGACTTtttaatgtcaacatatcacatgctcaaaccatcatgctttcatatggcattccacaccaatttcatatttaatcaaCCTCAataacctactttcaagttacccAAATATACCATAGCTATGGTCATACCTATTGGtcccaattcattcattaagcatatattcCATCTATCATAATTATTACCAACAAGCAACCATCAACCATATCACAAAGCATAAACAGATTacatgcatgcataaataattagggttacaacccaagaaGCAAATATAatccacatctcatggccttatacaaaatgaatcataataccattatgagccaactcatttggctaataaatatgacacataataaaatgaccaagtcccctatacatgctatactcaaaatacttaaaccATGTGTATACCCAAAAGattgaatcgatagtgtgatctGTACTCCAAAGTCTTttaatccccgagctagcttggcaaaactataaaagatggaaaggaaaggggtaagcattaaagcttagtaagtccatatgtaaataatatgcaatctaaacaagtatttaacatgcaattaacataatgaacataaattTGTATTCCATCAATTCACTTACACTTACTCATCATATAAACAACCTAGTCATAAGATCTTCACATACCACAACATTATTCATGAGTTCtgtatacatacctgtatcaactcATAACATAATCTCTTACTTTATCATCTTTGTAATATACATCAGTTTACTctttgaattacccgttgaacgcTTGGAATACTGTCAGATACATAGAAAGCTCGCACATAAGTGCCAgatatgtagctaaagctacctcatatcacataataCATAAAGGATCATTCTTGAATTACTCAcgagtctgctcacacaagctgttggtCAGGAcatagctacacgggctgcttacacaagctgttaggtatccgcaacacatgtcagactacccagccaccggtagaacgtacaagaccagcactcgaAACCACATAAACATATCTTATGAGCTCATAAATcatatagttcctagtgacatgtcacttgtatcctaaactattcctaaggttcaaacgagatttttcaaTATTACATCTTTGTCAAGCTTACTTGTAATGTCGATCTCAGTGTCCATAATACCAACCACTTGCTCATAGGGAAATCAAGACATAACTTATAATAACATTGAAGAATATGAATTCAAATAATACTCAAGCATcaaaaatataacataacatcacattatttgtatatgaacttaccccGGTACAAAATGGTGAAAACGAGTTTATTTTtcgtaaaccttgtttttcccccgattaagacccgaatcacgtttttcttgatctataatgccaaatttaacttatttaatacatacattgttCGAATCGActcataacacatactttggtaaaattacctttttacccctaacttttcacttatttataaATTGgtctttaggctcgtaaaatgaaatgcatgcttttttttttgttacccaagcctagccgaacttataacatgctcctagcagcccacatttctcattaaaacatACATCTTGCTACTTATTTTGcattttttacaaataggtccttttcatGCATTTCTATCAAAAATCATTTAGTAAatgatgttaaacacacatcaaaatttaatatttctcTATTAAACATCAATatacatgcatgtcatacatgggtaaatttttgaacatgaaccttagctcaaaataatggtagaaatagctagatcggttgatgacaacttcaaaaatgtaaagaacattaaaaacggggctaggtgTACacacaatcaagcttgaaaagttgaaaaaccctagctatggaacctttagaaatttcacctatggcatggagaagatgagcaaagtTTTCTTGATTTTACcctttttattgttttattaaccaaatgacaaataggcccttaaggcttttctttcaaaattttcctattcatgcccatttttgtccaaaagtttagcacttggtcaaattactatttaaggacctctaattaataattcataacaatttttcatgcttaaagcttctagaactcaagtttttctaattattcaatttagtcccgaacttCAAATTgggcactttaggcataaaatttctccatgaaaatttcacacaaacacgTATTCATATCAtagatcatcaaataatcataaaatcactatttcgactagAACCTAATTCTGGATGTTacaacttcaaatttgtggtctcaaaatcactatttcgactagAACCTAATTctggatgttacaactctcccccctttagggatttttgtcctcgaaaatcttaccggtgaaaagatttgggtattggtttctcatggcctcttcaggctcccatgtaacCTTTTCGAGCCTATGCCTTTGTCATAACACTTTCACAAGagcaatacttttgtttctcaattgtttgacttcccgagccaaaatatTAACCGATTCTTCACCATAAGTTATATAttgtcgaatctcaacctctatcggtgaaatcacatgtgaaggatcagatcagtagcggcgcaacatagacacatgtaACACATCAGGAATATTTTCCAATTTAGATGGTAAGGCTAAATGATAGGTAATTGGCCCTACTCTCTCGttgatctcatacggtccaataaaacgtggactcaacttgccctttctacgaaatctcaaaacctttttccatggagacactttcaaaaataccttatcactgacctgaaactcaatctcttttcgtttcaaatctgtataagatttctgtctattcgaagtagctttcaaacaatcacgtttTATCTTTACCTTTTCTTCAATTTTTCTGACTAAATCAACTTCGTGATTCTGATTCTCTCTAAGTTCGATCCAATACATGGGAGTTTGGAACGTAcgcccatataatgcctcatatggtgccattttcaaacttttctagaaactattgttgtaggcaaattctaccaacggtaaatacttttcctaaCTACCTTGAactccaatacacaacatcgaagcatgtcTTCAAATATTTGAGTTACTCTCTCCGACTTACAgtcggtttgtggatggaaagcagtactaaagtttaactttgtacccaaagcctcttgtaactttttccaaaactgtgaATTAGACCTCGAATATCTATCCGAtataatcgacaaaggtactccttgcaatctcactatttcagaaatatacaacttgactaacttgtcaagtgaatagtcggtacgtaccggtataaagtgagccAATTTTGTCAATTGATCTAAAACaacccatacgacatctttctttctctttgTCAAAGGCAAACCCttcacaaaatctatagtaatacGGTCCTATTTCTACTCGAgaatcatcacaggctgaagtaaacccgaaggtacttagtGTTAGGCCtttacctgttgacaaattaaacatttagatacaaaatttaagatatctcttttcataccattccaccaatacattttcttcaagttattGTAGATTTTTGTATTGCCCAggtgaacatcaaacaaccactgtgtgcctcattTAAATTTTTTCGAATCAACTTAGTGTCCTTCGGAACGTAAATCCTACCACGAAATCTCAAGCAACCATCGGAGTCACTCTAAAAATCCAGTTCACTGCTAGATTCACAATGAactctcttagcttgcaactctttatcaactttctgagcatcacaaatctattGAAGAAAAGTTGGTCTAGCTCGCAACTCGGCTAAAATGGAACCATCATCGGACAAAGTTAGCcatgtattcatagccctcaaggaaAATAATGACTTCCTACTCAGCATtgacaaccacattcgctttacTTGGAtagtaatcaatcacaagcttataatcctttaacagttctaaccatctccatTGCCGTAAGTTCAAGTCCTTTTGGGTCattaagtacttaagacttttgtgatcggtatagacatgggatttctcaccaaataaataatgtcaccaaatctccaaagcaaacactatagtggccaactctaagtcatgtgtcggatagttcctctcgtgaggcttcaactgcCTTGAAGCGTAAGCTACGAATtaaccttcttgcataagtacacatcccaaaccatttaaggaagcatcactataaatcacaaattctttacctgaatCAGGTTGTACCGAAATCGGTGCTTCTATCAATAACATCTTCAATTTCTCGAAGCTTTACTAACACTTTTCcttccactcaaacttaacatccatTTGAAGTAATCTTGTCATGGGAGtggcaatcatagaaaatccttttacaaaccatcgaTAGTAAcctgctaagcccaaaaagcttttaacctcagatacattccttGGCAGTTTCCATTCGACAATAGCAAAAATCTTGCTAGGATCAACTAGggtaccatcacctgaaacaatatggcccaagaatccaacttctcgaagccaaaactctcTTTTACTGAACTTACCATAGAACTATTTGTCTcttaaaatttgtaaaacagtTTTCAAGTGCTCGACATGCTCCGCCATATCTTtcaaataaatcagaatatcattgataatcacaacaacaaacttgtataaatatggctgaaatattctattcatcaaatccataaacacaacaggagcatttgttaacccaaatagCATAATAAGAatttcataatggccataccttgttctaaaagtagttttaggcacatccgactctttaactcgcaactggtagtagccagacctcaagtctattttagaaaaccatgaTGCTCCTTCAATTactcaaacaagtcatcaatccttggcaaaggatacttgttcttgatcattATCTTATTGAGTAGCTGGTAGTCtatacacaacctcatagaaccgtctttctttttcacgaataatatcGGAGCACCCTACGGTGAAAAGCTCAACCTCACAAAACCTTTTTCAGTCAATTtttgcaactgtgacttcaattctttcaactcagtcgGGGCCATCCTATACAGGGCAGTCGAAATAGGTGTCGTCCCTAGCATTacatcaataccaaactctacttctctaattGGAGTTAAACTTgacaattcttctagaaatacatccaaATATTCACATACAACAGACGCtgattcaattctcaattcagactcttttgtattcaacacataagccaaataagcctcacacccttttctcatacatttttgaGCAGACATCGGAGAAATCACGATTGGCAACCTgtctgactcatctgattcaacttagagaatttcactattttcacatttcaattcaataactttttgtcTACAGTTTAAAACAGCGTCATGAAgtgtcaaccaatctatacccaatataacatcaaattcatcaagcggcaacaaTATCAATTTAGCCataaaacaatgacctctaatcatcaaggtacatttcttgcataatgggtttgacactttaatcataaattctgtagactcaacaggcatattcatgctagataccaatttcatgcacatatacgaatgagtagaacaagggtcaattaaggcaataatagtagtatcataaagagaaaaagtaccagtgatcacatcgggaAAAGAAGCGTTCTCACGTGCACGTATGGTATAGGCCCTAGCTGGAACTCTAACTTCAGATCTCACCGTTGTATCCCTCATTACACTTTTGCTACTAGCCCCATTACCGGCATTTTTAGAGGGTCTCGCCTTTATAGCCGTACTATTAAGCCttgtactctgaaatttttctttctcgatcaTCTCGGGGCAGTCTTGATATAGTGGTTTTGAGAATCACATCTAAAACAGGATCCGTTGTTCATCCTACATACACCAAGATGATATCTATCACAACGTTGGCACTCAGGTTTAAAAGGTCTAGCGTTACCCATACTAGCCACAGATGTAGCTTGAGAATTAAAACCCGAATTTTGCTTCCTGTAATTTTCGTGTGAATGCCTGACCGAAacatgagaacgagaatacatatctctAGATTTCTTATACTGAGAAGGGAATGAATTGCTCATCTGCCTCTTCCTTATATCTTTAGCCTCAGCCTCAGCCtcggcttttctcttttccttagcCAGTTCCTCCACTTTACAAGCCCGATCAatgagcacaacaaattccttcagcTCAAGAATACCCGTTAACACTCTAATACCCTCATTAAGTCTGCCTTCAAACCTTCTATACATTTTAGCCTCAGaggatacacactcccgagcatatttgtTGAGCCAGACAAACTCTCTTTCGTACTTGGTGACTGACATGCGGCCttgtttcaattttaaaaattcctTGTGCTTCTGCTTAATGAATCACTCATTGACgtacttcttttgaaatttttcttggaagaattcccatgtgaccttCTCTTGAGGTACCACAGATACTAGtatcttccaccagtgatataccGGTTCTCTCAACAAGGGAacaacacacttcaaacattctttgggtgtgcatgatagttcatcaaatactcttatcgaattttcaagccaaaatacTGCTTTTTCAGCATCATCCTTAGCATTTGCTCTGAACGCTTctgccccttgttttcgaatcttatcaataGGGGTTCTATGAAATCTTATAAAGTCCATACCTTGTGGCACTAAGGGTACAAGTTGAGGATTTTGagggggtggagggggttgagcatttgggttcgTTTGAATGAACTCCGTATAGCAAGCACTCATCAtacggagaaaggcttccctagcctcttCTCCTCCCTGACTCACAGTTACAAGTCTACTCTCAACTGGCGctgccccttgagtgggagcCGACACATTGCTTTCTACGTCATCAGcttcagctcgattgggatccattactatacaaaaacacaatttaaaaggtcagaagtcgccACACTATCATAATTCATGTATGACATGTAGAGTTAGACTCAAACACATGCTATGTAGTTTGAGAATCgattaaaccgtagctctaataccactaaatgtaacaccccttactcgtgtctGATGCCGAGACAGGATACacggcattaccggacttaaacacaagcaaacgcacaaaattgggccataaaattttgtttaaattaaaaTCATTCATACATATACAATTTGTCCCCTATattggcctacgaggcccaaaacatacatcaggagtagt contains the following coding sequences:
- the LOC108477495 gene encoding uncharacterized protein LOC108477495, translated to MSVTKYEREFVWLNKYARECVSSEAKMYRRFEGRLNEGIRVLTGILELKEFVVLIDRACKVEELAKEKRKAEAEAEAKDIRKRQMSNSFPSQYKKSRDMYSRSHVSVRHSHENYRKQNSGFNSQATSVASMDCPEMIEKEKFQSTRLNSTAIKARPSKNAGNGASSKSVMRDTTVRSEVRVPARAYTIRARENASFPDVITEELSSLTPIREVEFGIDVMLGTTPISTALYRMAPTELKELKSQLQKLTEKGDGTLVDPSKIFAIVEWKLPRNVSEVKSFLGLAGYYRWYTMSTSRGKKTVVPASKKRKGATSFWGPTAEICHPFLQFPLGPQEELFQIL